From Denitrovibrio acetiphilus DSM 12809, the proteins below share one genomic window:
- a CDS encoding ABC transporter permease, translating into MLLKLRAMLIKELKQMLRDPKMRMVVLGVPMVQMFVMSFALTLDVKNIDIGVLDMDKSKTTTELVSKLGSSDYFKITRYTNSFKDIHDMLDKGEIRGAVIFQTDTEKKLLSNQKADIQIIADGTMSNDAGIIFSYMNTLLNEYNIERLYRLTGSDNMPVVFNNRNLFNQNLDSSLYYVPGLIVMMIMITSILLTSIAIVREKEIGTIEQVMVTPIGRLEFIIGKTVPFFITGYATTALMFVIAFMVFDVVIKGSLILLGLIVGLNILAYLGLALLISASAYTQQQALLTAFFIMMPCALLSGFLFPIDNMPIIIQYLTVLDPMRWGFESIIGVVSKGAGVYELYQPLLWQAGHAVFFIVLASIRFKKTLE; encoded by the coding sequence ATGCTTTTAAAATTACGGGCAATGCTCATTAAAGAACTTAAACAAATGCTTCGCGACCCTAAAATGCGTATGGTTGTTCTCGGTGTGCCAATGGTACAGATGTTCGTCATGTCGTTCGCTCTTACTCTCGATGTCAAGAATATTGATATTGGTGTACTAGACATGGATAAAAGCAAAACAACAACTGAGCTCGTAAGCAAGCTGGGCTCATCAGACTACTTCAAGATAACACGATATACCAATAGCTTCAAAGACATACACGACATGCTTGACAAAGGAGAGATCAGGGGAGCTGTAATATTTCAGACAGACACTGAAAAGAAGCTATTAAGCAATCAGAAAGCAGATATCCAAATTATAGCTGACGGAACCATGAGTAACGACGCCGGCATAATATTCAGTTATATGAACACGCTCCTGAATGAATATAACATTGAACGCCTATACCGTCTCACCGGGTCTGACAATATGCCTGTGGTATTTAATAACAGAAACCTATTCAACCAGAATCTGGACAGCAGTCTTTACTATGTTCCCGGTTTAATCGTCATGATGATAATGATTACCAGCATACTCCTTACAAGCATAGCAATAGTAAGGGAAAAAGAAATTGGCACCATCGAGCAGGTTATGGTTACACCAATAGGTAGACTTGAATTTATAATAGGTAAAACTGTTCCTTTTTTTATTACTGGCTACGCAACAACTGCTCTAATGTTTGTAATTGCATTTATGGTTTTTGATGTTGTAATAAAAGGCAGCCTTATACTGCTAGGGTTGATTGTAGGGTTGAACATACTTGCATATCTGGGACTTGCATTACTTATAAGTGCCTCAGCCTATACTCAGCAACAAGCACTGCTGACAGCATTTTTTATTATGATGCCGTGTGCACTGCTCAGCGGTTTTCTGTTCCCCATTGACAACATGCCGATAATAATACAATACCTGACTGTGCTGGATCCTATGAGATGGGGATTCGAATCAATTATAGGAGTTGTATCTAAAGGAGCGGGAGTTTATGAGCTTTACCAGCCTCTTTTGTGGCAGGCGGGTCATGCCGTTTTTTTCATAGTTCTTGCATCTATACGTTTTAAGAAAACTCTGGAGTAA
- a CDS encoding ABC transporter permease: MNSSLSFRRLNAIVVKEFIHILRDWRSLGLAIAIPVLLLILFGYALNMDLKNVPIGVYDISMSKESSDLLSLFDGSQYFEIKSYYQNTNDLENDLKKKIIKAGVIIDQHFGKSIYTSAPVHINIVIDGADANTGRLILNYSQALASIYNTQIIADSASLSGSITASPRSWYNQGLDSTYNLVPGITAIVMVVIASMLASVTVAKEWEMGTIEQLISTPVTRLEITLGKAIPLYAVGLADVIIATVLGMVIFDVPLRGQPALVILVASVFLIGVLFYGLLLSITLKSQVLANQIALLSGFLPTLVLSGFIFTIANMPLPVQILTHFFPARYFISMLKSIYLKGVGLEMMLLNFTFLTIYAALMVFLSVRKLKLRLD; encoded by the coding sequence ATGAATAGCTCATTGAGCTTCCGTAGATTAAACGCAATTGTTGTTAAAGAGTTCATTCATATATTAAGAGACTGGAGAAGTCTTGGTCTTGCCATAGCTATTCCTGTTCTGCTGCTTATCCTTTTCGGTTACGCACTGAATATGGATCTCAAAAATGTCCCCATTGGTGTCTATGACATATCTATGTCAAAAGAAAGCAGTGACCTATTATCACTTTTTGATGGTTCGCAGTATTTTGAAATCAAATCCTATTATCAGAACACTAACGATCTTGAAAACGACCTTAAAAAGAAAATTATCAAAGCAGGGGTTATTATCGACCAGCATTTCGGTAAAAGCATTTATACCAGCGCACCTGTTCACATAAACATAGTTATAGACGGAGCAGATGCAAATACCGGACGTCTGATACTGAATTATTCACAAGCATTAGCAAGTATCTACAATACACAAATAATCGCCGACTCAGCCAGTTTATCAGGCAGCATTACAGCATCTCCCAGATCTTGGTACAATCAAGGGCTGGACAGCACATATAACCTTGTACCAGGGATAACAGCTATTGTAATGGTTGTCATCGCATCTATGCTGGCGAGTGTTACAGTTGCCAAAGAGTGGGAGATGGGAACCATAGAACAACTTATCAGCACCCCCGTCACAAGACTTGAAATAACACTGGGGAAAGCAATTCCGCTTTACGCAGTAGGACTTGCAGATGTCATAATAGCGACTGTTTTAGGAATGGTCATTTTCGACGTCCCACTCAGAGGACAGCCGGCACTTGTTATCCTTGTAGCTTCCGTCTTCCTCATTGGGGTGCTCTTTTACGGCTTACTGCTCAGCATCACACTAAAAAGTCAGGTACTGGCAAATCAGATTGCTTTACTTTCAGGTTTTCTGCCGACACTTGTTCTCAGCGGATTTATATTCACAATAGCCAATATGCCTTTACCTGTTCAGATACTCACACATTTTTTCCCGGCAAGATATTTTATCTCCATGCTAAAGAGCATTTACCTGAAAGGTGTGGGGCTGGAAATGATGCTTTTAAACTTCACTTTCCTAACAATATACGCTGCGCTGATGGTCTTCTTGTCAGTCAGAAAATTAAAACTGAGGCTCGATTGA
- a CDS encoding ATP-binding cassette domain-containing protein: MNINAHAVKAQSLTKNFAGLKAVNNVSINVPEGEIFGLIGPDGAGKTTLLRMLAGIMTPDSGEGFICGHSTIREQTEIKNKLAYMSQKFGLYQDLTVYENIKLYADLYGVKHSGLDKHIDNLLDFSYMRPFKDRRAGKLSGGMKQKLQLICALVHKPKVLLLDEPTNGVDPVSRRDFWRILYDLSADGVTIIVSTAYLDEAERCSEVALMNNGAIYAEGSPQDVIKDSNINILSIKTHTPKTDIAEIRTILPENDVHIFGDSIRVNALDREKTASLLKNKCDFIKSITNERPNLEDIFMSVQKYEDNTAHLLTLASEGIKKKTGSSVSTNSITKRFGSFTAVNSVSIDVKYGEIYGFLGPNGAGKSTTIKMLCGLLIPTEGEGSVAGCNINTETEKIKTNIGYMSQKFSLYEDLKIYENIDFYGGIYGLSGKQLTKRREWALELSGLTERKRELTANLTGGWRQRLALACAILHSPSIVFLDEPTSGADPASRRLFWDIIGSLASSGVTVFVSTHYMEEAEYCDRLALIFRGNMIAEGTPEKLKTEYMQDSIINVKVEKPQLYIKEISKLPGVNNTALFGARLHVRTSSPEIAGSNIKNYFHNNNLPFESNKIPPSMEDVFVSLIDSAEGTDE; this comes from the coding sequence ATGAACATAAACGCCCACGCGGTGAAAGCACAATCACTTACTAAGAACTTTGCGGGACTGAAAGCTGTCAACAATGTCAGCATAAATGTCCCTGAAGGCGAAATTTTCGGTCTCATAGGTCCGGACGGAGCAGGTAAAACCACGCTTCTACGAATGCTTGCGGGCATCATGACACCAGACAGCGGCGAAGGCTTTATATGCGGGCACTCGACTATCAGGGAACAGACTGAGATTAAAAACAAACTCGCATACATGAGTCAGAAATTCGGTTTATATCAGGATCTTACAGTATATGAAAATATAAAATTATACGCAGATCTTTACGGAGTCAAACACAGCGGACTGGACAAGCACATAGACAATCTTCTTGACTTCAGTTATATGCGCCCGTTCAAAGACCGCAGAGCAGGCAAACTTTCCGGCGGGATGAAACAGAAATTACAGCTTATATGTGCACTTGTTCATAAACCTAAAGTACTCCTTCTGGATGAACCTACAAATGGTGTTGACCCTGTCAGCAGAAGAGACTTCTGGCGCATATTATATGACCTCTCTGCCGACGGTGTTACTATAATAGTATCAACCGCATATCTTGACGAAGCAGAAAGATGCTCTGAAGTTGCGCTTATGAATAATGGTGCGATATATGCTGAAGGCTCTCCGCAGGATGTTATAAAAGATAGCAATATAAACATCTTATCCATAAAAACTCACACCCCTAAAACTGATATAGCAGAAATACGTACAATACTTCCTGAAAATGATGTGCATATCTTTGGCGACAGCATACGTGTAAATGCTTTAGATAGAGAAAAAACAGCCAGCCTACTTAAAAATAAGTGTGATTTCATAAAAAGCATCACAAATGAACGCCCGAACCTGGAAGATATTTTCATGTCGGTTCAGAAGTATGAAGACAATACAGCACACCTCCTAACCCTCGCCAGTGAAGGGATAAAGAAAAAAACAGGAAGCTCTGTAAGCACTAACTCAATAACAAAAAGATTCGGCAGTTTTACGGCAGTAAACTCAGTAAGCATAGATGTTAAGTACGGCGAAATATACGGTTTCCTTGGTCCTAACGGTGCTGGTAAAAGCACTACTATCAAAATGCTTTGCGGACTGCTCATCCCCACAGAGGGAGAAGGCTCGGTTGCAGGATGCAACATAAATACGGAAACAGAAAAAATCAAAACAAACATCGGATACATGAGCCAGAAATTCTCATTATACGAAGACCTTAAAATTTATGAAAATATAGATTTTTACGGCGGCATATACGGGCTTTCCGGTAAACAGCTTACCAAAAGGCGGGAATGGGCTCTGGAGCTCTCCGGACTAACAGAAAGAAAACGCGAATTAACTGCAAACCTTACCGGCGGTTGGCGTCAGAGACTTGCGCTTGCATGTGCTATACTTCACTCACCATCAATAGTTTTTCTGGACGAACCGACAAGCGGAGCAGACCCTGCCAGCAGAAGGCTTTTCTGGGATATCATAGGCAGCCTCGCCTCCAGCGGTGTTACAGTTTTCGTCAGCACTCACTACATGGAAGAAGCTGAATACTGTGACAGACTGGCTCTGATTTTCAGAGGTAACATGATCGCCGAAGGTACACCGGAGAAACTCAAAACTGAATATATGCAAGACAGTATTATTAATGTCAAAGTTGAAAAACCACAGTTATACATCAAAGAAATTTCTAAACTACCCGGTGTAAACAACACTGCTCTCTTTGGTGCCAGACTTCACGTAAGGACAAGCTCACCTGAAATTGCCGGCAGCAATATAAAAAACTATTTCCACAACAATAACCTCCCTTTCGAATCAAACAAGATCCCCCCTTCAATGGAAGATGTGTTTGTCTCGTTAATAGATTCTGCGGAGGGCACAGATGAATAG